Proteins encoded together in one Impatiens glandulifera chromosome 1, dImpGla2.1, whole genome shotgun sequence window:
- the LOC124935607 gene encoding uncharacterized transmembrane protein DDB_G0289901-like encodes MAKSNESGDKNVEDAEVPPESGDENVKEEEISLESDDKNVEDEEVSSESGDKNVEDEEVSSESGDKNVEDEEVPQAKKKKMTKSGVKKQESAGTSAGTSSERQRNPSKGKEKRVGMRKSLRLELQCSGGPSGRSTDGMGNKKGSLRISDKSQETRTTSKSGRTPGKDAKRKITGIGKKGNAAAAAGSSSGRQTSKDAKTTLKKGNAAAAGSSSGKQTSKDAKTTLKKGNAAAAGSSSGKQPSKDAKATLKKGNAAAAGSSSGKQTSKDAKTKKGKAADAGGGSSSGKETNETGKNKKTETNAGGSSGKDEKGKKKKKVEKSDEKSSKSGGTSGKDGNKGHVEGEVAKTKSPGIEKIDGGASSGKSSGSEYNLRKRKRSDESSPEKGAGISSSKKPKTGESSSGSKKESTSSKKDSSKRKSPSAGKK; translated from the coding sequence ATGGCAAAATCGAACGAAAGTGGTGATAAGAATGTTGAAGATGCAGAGGTTCCTCCTGAAAGTGGTGATGAGAACGTTAAAGAGGAAGAGATATCTCTGGAAAGTGATGATAAGAACGTTGAAGATGAAGAGGTTTCTTCGGAAAGTGGTGATAAAAACGTTGAAGATGAAGAGGTTTCTTCGGAAAGTGGTGATAAAAACGTTGAAGATGAAGAGGTTCCTCAagcaaaaaagaagaaaatgactaaATCTGGTGTAAAAAAGCAGGAAAGTGCTGGAACTAGTGCAGGAACATCTTCTGAAAGACAAAGAAACCCTAGTAAAGGAAAGGAAAAGAGAGTTGGCATGAGAAAGAGCTTAAGACTTGAACTGCAATGTAGTGGTGGTCCAAGTGGAAGATCAACTGATGGAATGGGGAATAAGAAAGGGAGCTTAAGAATTAGCGATAAAAGTCAGGAAACTCGAACCACTTCTAAATCTGGAAGAACCCCTGGTAAAGATGCAAAGAGAAAGATAACTGGAATTGGAAAGAAAGGTaatgctgctgctgctgctggttCATCAAGTGGAAGACAAACTAGTAAAGATGCAAAGACAACTTTAAAGAAAGGTAATGCTGCTGCTGCTGGTTCATCAAGTGGAAAACAAACTAGTAAAGATGCAAAGACAACTTTAAAGAAAGGTAATGCTGCTGCTGCTGGTTCATCAAGTGGAAAACAACCTAGTAAAGATGCAAAGGCAACTTTAAAGAAAGGTAATGCTGCTGCTGCTGGTTCATCAAGTGGAAAACAAACGAGTAAAGATGCAAAAACAAAGAAAGGTAAAGCTGCTGATGCTGGTGGTGGTTCATCAAGTGGAAAAGAAACCAATGAAACtgggaagaacaagaagacTGAAACTAATGCTGGAGGAAGCTCGGGTAAAGATGAAAAggggaagaagaaaaagaaagttgAAAAAAGTGACGAGAAATCTTCAAAATCAGGAGGAACCTCTGGTAAAGATGGTAATAAAGGCCATGTAGAAGGAGAAGTGGCAAAGACAAAGAGCCCGGGAATTGAAAAGATAGATGGTGGAGCTTCGAGTGGAAAAAGTTCAGGAAGTGAATATAACTTGCGCAAAAGAAAAAGGTCTGATGAATCTTCGCCCGAGAAAGGTGCAGGCATCTCTTCCTCAAAGAAACCAAAAACAGGGGAGAGTTCTTCTGGAAGCAAAAAGGAATCAACTTCTTCTAAGAAGGATTCTTCAAAGAGAAAATCTCCTTCTGCTGGAAAAAAGTAG
- the LOC124919228 gene encoding putative E3 ubiquitin-protein ligase LIN-1, with translation MSSLHRLLTDEGFERGNSHTKKTKQVRFKDRTENDSIVLPIHICHSRRSFDNTSRPKVRNVKGSSVSVTNSSKRPPGSDSGKSKNSLSCSRMDEPSMDEVATRAVISILSGYAGKFSKDSCFRETVREKCYYLCFARNGISTDSNNGGILTSLELGMKSAEKLLICPQGMWTDTFTNSIRLLTVVVASLNSSAKGSSSSSTRGTPNSHLSACAQLYLSIVYKMEKNDVMSAKHLLQVFCDDPFLARTHLLPELWEHFFLPHLLHLKIWYGNEVESLSGLYNDKDKTMKSLKKLYNGQMDKGTTLFALYYKEWLSVGPQRAPPAPSVPLPSKRSYVSSRRGSLDSSATHSSISKSLYQTVFGHNLDPPSLEFDEMNRRAMNEWDLETEKKASENHRTPNHRRHSKSELKAETRKTEHHTRLFPCQSVPAETASSSSSTRRTRNTHLIPGDVANAISTICSSNNLSECEISIRLIIKAWLNNNLKGNSTLENAISKVPVIEGMLEVLFSSSCDEVLELTVSLLAELITRNEAIRVIILNSDPQLEIFSRLLRSTSLFLKAAVLLCLVKPNAKQMISAEWVPLVLRVLEFGDQSQTLFSVKSSPQEAAYYFLDQLLTGFDEDKNLENARQIVSIGGLNLLVKRVDLGDINEKNRAASVILCCIRADGSCRHFLAKNLNKGSVLQLLLLGNQIFQCHALTLLTELLCLNRTSEKANFLHGLLGGCCNLNTMHIFFIYLRKARIEERPIVASLMLQLDLLGDPVQCSVYRKEAVDALVEGLDCRVCNEKVQEQSARALSLLEGHFTYAGEANAEHWLLRQAGFDYDSVDSSHRKDYFIADMLHTNEEDGALQKWQREAATALINCGSNRLLAALCDSVSNGIPCLARASMVTISWMSGFVHWISSRDVKAAWCLTLIPRLAQSLNRDKAIEERVLACLSLVSVMKIADCGDMMFPMSKEDVMESLGELLPLTWTAKELISMVTQR, from the exons ATGTCATCTCTGCATCGTTTGCTAACCGATGAAGGTTTCGAGAGAGGAAATTCACATACCAAGAAAACCAAACAGGTCAGGTTTAAGGACAGAACGGAAAACGACTCCATAGTTCTTCCTATTCACATCTGTCATAGCAGGAGAAGCTTTGATAATACATCAAGGCCTAAAGTCAGGAATGTCAAAGGATCTTCGGTTTCTGTTACTAATTCATCGAAGAGACCACCGGGTTCTGACTCGGGGAAATCGAAAAACTCGCTATCTTGTTCCAGGATGGACGAGCCTTCCATGGATGAAGTCGCGACTAGAGCTGTGATTTCTATTCTTAGCGGTTATGCAGGTAAATTCTCCAAGGATTCGTGTTTTCGTGAAACGGTTAGGGAGAAATGTTATTACCTCTGCTTCGCTAGAAATGGAATCAGTACTGATTCGAATAACGGAGGAATTCTCACCAGTTTGGAATTGGGAATGAAGAGCGCAGAGAAGTTGCTTATTTGTCCGCAGGGGATGTGGACCGATACGTTCACCAATTCGATTCGGCTCTTAACCGTCGTCGTCGCTTCTTTGAATTCCAGCGCCAAAggctcctcctcctcctccacacGCGGAACGCCCAATTCTCATCTATCGGCTTGCGCGCAGCTCTACTTGTCGATCGTCTACAAGATGGAGAAGAATGATGTCATGTCTGCTAAGCATCTCCTTCAAGTTTTCTGCGACGATCCGTTTCTAGCTCGTACACACTTGCTACCTGAGCTGTGGGAGCATTTCTTCCTTCCGCATCTTCTCCATCTCAAGATTTGGTATGGAAACGAAGTGGAATCCTTGTCTGGTTTGTATAACGATAAGGATAAGACAATGAAAAGCTTGAAGAAGCTCTACAATGGGCAAATGGACAAGGGGACCACTCTGTTTGCCCTGTACTATAAGGAATGGCTCAGTGTTGGTCCTCAGAGAGCGCCGCCTGCACCTTCTGTTCCATTGCCGTCTAAACGAAGTTATGTTTCATCAAGAAGAGGGTCTTTGGATTCTTCTGCAACTCATTCCTCTATCAGTAAATCATT ATACCAAACTGTTTTTGGACACAATCTGGACCCTCCTTCCTTGGAGTTTGATGAGATGAATAGAAGAGCTATGAATGAATGGGATTTAGAAACAGAAAAGAAAGCTAGTGAGAAT CATAGGACTCCAAATCATAGAAGACATTCCAAATCTGAATTAAAGGCCGAGACTCGAAAAACAGAACACCATACCAGGCTGTTTCCCTGCCAAAGCGTGCCTGCAGAAACCGCCAGTTCTTCTTCATCGACGAGAAGAACCAGAAATACCCATCTGATTCCAGGGGATGTTGCCAATGCAATTTCCACCATTTGTTCATCGAATAACCTGAGTGAATGCGAGATTAGTATAAGATTGATCATAAAAGCTTGGTTGAACAACAACCTTAAAGGCAATTCCACTTTAGAAAATGCAATTTCTAAAGTACCTGTCATAGAAGGCATGTTAGAAGTGTTGTTTTCTTCAAGTTGTGATGAAGTACTAGAACTAACAGTCTCGTTGCTGGCGGAGCTTATAACGAGAAACGAAGCGATTAGAGTTATCATATTGAATTCCGATCCACAGCTTGAGATCTTCTCAAGGTTGTTGAGGAGCACTAGTTTATTCCTAAAGGCTGCAGTTTTGTTGTGTCTGGTTAAGCCAAATGCAAAACAGATGATATCGGCTGAATGGGTCCCATTGGTTCTTCGCGTTTTGGAATTTGGAGATCAATCCCAGACGTTGTTTAGTGTTAAGAGCAGTCCTCAAGAGGCTGCTTATTACTTCTTGGATCAACTTCTTACGGGTTTTGATGAAGACAAGAATTTAGAGAATGCCAGACAAATTGTTTCTATTGGAGGGCTGAATTTATTGGTCAAGAGAGTCGATCTCGGTGATATTAATGAGAAGAACCGAGCAGCTTCGGTTATACTTTGTTGTATACGAGCCGATGGAAGCTGTCGACACTTTTTAGCGAAGAACTTGAATAAGGGttctgttcttcaacttcttcttcttggaaATCAGATTTTTCAATGTCATGCTCTTACTCTATTGACTGAGTTACTTTGCCTTAATAG GACGAGCGAGAAAGCAAATTTCTTACATGGATTGCTAGGCGGGTGTTGCAATTTAAACACCATGcacatcttcttcatctatctCCGGAAAGCTCGTATTGAAGAGCGACCCATCGTTGCTTCCTTGATGTTGCAATTGGACCTTCTG GGAGATCCTGTGCAGTGCAGCGTTTACAGGAAAGAAGCGGTTGATGCGCTGGTAGAAGGTTTGGATTGTCGGGTTTGTAACGAGAAAGTGCAAGAACAATCTGCTAGAGCATTATCATTGTTAGAAGGACATTTTACTTATGCTGGAGAAGCAAATGCAGAACATTGGCTTTTGAGACAAGCAGGATTTGATTATGATTCTGTAGACTCGTCTCACAGGAAAGACTATTTCATTGCAGATATGTTGCATACG AATGAAGAGGATGGAGCTTTACAGAAATGGCAGAGAGAAGCAGCAACGGCATTGATAAACTGCGGGAGCAATAGATTATTGGCTGCACTTTGTGATTCTGTAAGTAATGGAATCCCATGTTTAGCTAGAGCGAGCATGGTGACGATTTCATGGATGAGCGGTTTTGTTCACTGGATAAGTAGTAGAGATGTTAAGGCAGCGTGGTGTTTGACGTTGATCCCTCGGTTGGCACAATCTTTGAATCGCGATAAGGCTATCGAGGAAAGGGTTCTTGCATGTTTGTCGTTAGTTTCGGTGATGAAGATTGCAG ATTGTGGGGATATGATGTTTCCAATGAGTAAAGAAGATGTAATGGAGAGTTTAGGCGAGCTTTTGCCATTGACATGGACAGCTAAAGAGCTCATTTCCATGGTCACACAAAGATGA